Proteins encoded by one window of Xenopus tropicalis strain Nigerian chromosome 6, UCB_Xtro_10.0, whole genome shotgun sequence:
- the rreb1 gene encoding ras-responsive element-binding protein 1 isoform X2 gives MENQAAVYWCPSGGGIEGMLPANFSTGSCQFQPFQQPGSSLVVEEKTGKQEMKTIPEPSAANAEKENAFEKDQLKAVNLMNGAEVSDLSSVNAMMSTVMSATSIAENGGSLQNTKSPAKSPAPNRIGRRNQESKEEKSSYICPLCEKVCNSQHQLTMHIRQHNTDTGGTDHSCSICGKSLSSASSLDRHMLVHSGERPYKCSMCGQSFTTNGNMHRHMKIHEKDPNVAVTTSPPSPQKRRRLTAKRKLSPEVEAEKEETPSAKKVVEEIQAVEPLKKTEDIVHCPVCAKEFPCKSDLDSHMELHPEASLKCDICCISFRTHRGMLRHNAVIHKMLPKDASGKPFIQSNPNIPAGFNDLSFTDFSCRKFPIISQVWCETNLRRCISDLHRFICETCNKAFPMISALKLHMETHEKGQRDSKHKNEYTTAVAQEQKAYMAALGLQHTKDVKPASQEDSMPDCFEAMRREALKSNLSQDIGSVSLLSMSTLEAPSVCGSFSILPPMKENVKLLSLQPFQKGFTIQPDNSIVVKPISGELADIQQILKMAASAPPQISFPPLAKTSPGSTQPQAFKHMPLLKPKPLVAPRTVVAASTPPPLISTQQASPGSISPSLPPPQLRNKNTVESPTSAIFLQSRSEANNSYSTQNLQLPNTDALSQHEIKTQLEQDSIIEAFMPLDLDSKIKQEVTEGDLKAIISNNKKTTQAKKVFYPCRFCDQVFTFSGLLRAHIRTHLGISPYQCNICDYIAADKAALIRHLRTHSGERPYVCKICQYPFTVKANCERHLRKKHLKVTRKDIEKNIDYISTNTAEMVDALCSPDTVCKCCGEDLKNYRALHIHMRTHKNFQKKKPFECKECGTAFSAKRNCIHHILKQHQNVQEKEIESHILTVTCSPKHIRSGTPVMGDSTYLDRKPTAYLVSHNGFLHGGMTNFPLKLEPNTSYPIDLDEPLDFSQKNKISSVPPIKQEQIYSPPAASYEDIMEPIDLSIPKQAKQDKEDSQIQPKTTVTPPGSVGPLYNCQPCPVPLSANENPDKATAVIHSKSVKTPLQLTVPIISPAVLGSATVLRPLRPKPPPLLPKPPVSKELPPLASIAQIISSVSSASALLKTEITNPASQVNANSLSATDKSGSSKSVMTIPNKELAASCNASQPAATPSTSNSNDALVIGAKKRGRKKGTKNKPKTAPGLDLESSGEFASIEKMLATTDTNKFSPYLQSTEDLKNSIDRNGTSEEDRDSGEDKRGKRNSYSNSLQKITCPYCPRVFPWASSLQRHMLTHTGQKPFPCAKCDAFFSTKSNCERHLLRKHGVANLSLRRNGLISPSKESDVGSHDSTDSQSDAELSSPELDALDLTSVDKDKKNEMNQTQEGNLALQNSQMEDELPDNKKETKVEPDEYKAQLEDDVVSNKSLDLNLASKLMDFKLSASEQTASSNGNFCDVCGKNFKFAATLGRHKKAHSCENKGAGDSNGDDNDASACNSSNSITIAEVGDMEEAHPIDLKVSQSPMEIELDSKSKGEGDAVSAEECIESKLSEKSDDEKESKANETKASSKADKRKKICTVCSKRFWSLQDLTRHMRSHTGERPYKCQTCERTFTLKHSLVRHQRIHQKIKDVKGPGKDYDKEESQSRCEEESDADSIQSSTHHTSENECDTPASLNPNLPEAKRSS, from the exons GCAGCTGTGTACTGGTGCCCCTCTGGTGGAGGTATTGAAGGGATGTTGCCAGCAAACTTTTCGACAGGGTCCTGTCAGTTCCAACCTTTTCAGCAGCCAGGGAGCAGCCTAGTAGTTGAAG AGAAGACTGGAAAACAAGAAATGAAAACCATTCCAGAACCATCAGCTGCCAATGCAG AGAAAGAGAATGCATTTGAAAAAGACCAGCTCAAGGCAGTTAACTTAATGAATGGAGCAGAAGTCAGTGACCTATCCTCTGTTAACGCAATGATGTCTACTGTAATGAGTGCCACCAGCATAGCTGAAAATGGTGGGAGCTTGCAGAACACTAAATCCCCAGCGAAATCTCCAGCTCCAAACAGGATTGGCCGAAGGAATCAG GAATCAAAAGAGGAAAAATCATCTTATATCTGTCCCTTGTGTGAAAAGGTCTGCAATTCTCAGCATCAACTTACAATGCATATCCGCCAG CATAATACTGACACAGGAGGGACTGACCATAGCTGCAGTATCTGCGGAAAGTCTCTGAGTTCGGCTAGCTCACTAGATCGCCATATGCTTGTCCACTCTGGAGAGAGGCCCTACAAATGTAGTATGTGTGGGCAGTCCTTTACTACCAATGGGAATATGCACAG GCATATGAAGATACACGAGAAGGACCCAAATGTTGCAGTTACTACAAGTCCACCATCACCCCAAAAGCGAAGGAGATTGACAGCAAAAAGGAAGTTAAGTCCTGAAGtggaagcagaaaaagaagaaacacCATCAGCAAAAAAG GTTGTTGAAGAGATTCAAGCTGTGGAGCCACTAAAGAAGACAGAAGATATTGTTCACTGCCCTGTGTGTGCTAAAGAATTTCCATGCAAATCAGATCTGGATAGTCACATGGAACTGCATCCTGAAGCCTCTCTTAA gtGTGACATTTGTTGCATTTCATTCCGTACCCATCGGGGTATGCTGCGCCACAATGCTGTAATCCACAAGATGCTCCCAAAAGATGCTTCTGGAAAACCTTTTATTCAGAGTAACCCTAACATCCCTGCTGGATTTAATGATTTAAGTTTCACTGACTTTTCCTGCAGGAAGTTTCCTATCATTTCTCAG GTCTGGTGCGAGACAAATTTAAGAAGATGCATCAGTGATTTACATCGCTTCATCTGTGAAACTTGCAATAAAGCATTTCCAATGATCTCTGCTTTGAAACTGCACATGGAAACTCACGAAAAAGGGCAACGTGACAGTAAGCATAAGAATGAATATACAACTGCAGTAGCTCAAGAACAGAAAGCATATATGGCAGCCCTGGGCCTTCAGCACACCAAAGATGTCAAACCTGCTAGCCAGGAAGACAGCATGCCAGACTGTTTTGAGGCAATGCGACGAGAAGCTTTGAAGAGTAACCTTTCTCAGGATATTGGTAGTGTAAGCTTACTTAGCATGTCAACTTTAGAAGCGCCCTCTGTGTGTGGCTCATTCTCCATTCTTCCACCAATGAAAGAGAATGTGAAGCTGCTTTCCCTTCAGCCTTTTCAAAAGGGCTTTACCATACAGCCTGACAACAGTATTGTTGTAAAACCCATCTCTGGGGAGCTTGCTGATATTCAGCAGATATTAAAGATGGCAGCCTCAGCTCCCCCGCAAATTAGTTTCCCACCTCTGGCTAAAACTTCCCCTGGCAGCACTCAGCCTCAAGCCTTCAAGCACATGCCTCTACTGAAGCCAAAGCCACTGGTGGCACCTCGTACAGTTGTTGCTGCCTCTACGCCACCCCCACTCATCAGCACTCAGCAGGCATCTCCAGGCTCTATCAGCCCAAGCCTACCTCCACCACAACTGAGAAATAAGAACACAGTGGAGTCTCCTACAAGCGCCATATTTTTGCAGTCAAGATCTGAAGCCAATAACAGCTATTCAACTCAGAATTTACAATTACCAAACACTGATGCTTTGAGTCAGCATGAAATAAAAACTCAACTTGAACAGGACAGTATTATAGAAGCATTCATGCCCTTGGATTTGGACTCCAAAATAAAGCAAGAAGTAACTGAAGGTGATCTGAAAGCAATTATTTcgaacaacaaaaaaacaactcAAGCAAAAAAGGTTTTCTATCCTTGTCGGTTTTGTGATCAGGTATTTACATTCTCAGGTCTTTTAAGGGCTCATATTCGCACTCACTTGGGGATCTCGCCATACCAGTGTAATATCTGTGACTATATTGCAGCTGACAAAGCAGCATTAATTCGTCACTTGCGTACACATAGTGGAGAAAGGCCATATGTATGTAAGATTTGCCAGTATCCTTTTACTGTCAAAGCCAACTGTGAGAGGCACCTTCGTAAGAAACACCTTAAAGTCACCAGAAAAGacattgaaaaaaatattgattaTATATCTACAAACACAGCTGAAATGGTGGATGCACTCTGTTCGCCAGATACTGTTTGCAAATGCTGTGGTGAGGACTTGAAAAACTATCGTGCCCTTCATATACACATGAGGACCcacaaaaattttcaaaaaaagaagcCATTTGAGTGCAAGGAGTGTGGAACTGCCTTTTCTGCTAAAAGAAACTGCATACACCACATACTTAAACAACACCAGAATGTGCAAGAGAAAGAAATTGAGAGTCATATTTTAACTGTGACGTGTAGTCCTAAGCATATTCGATCAGGCACCCcagttatgggagatagcactTACCTAGATCGGAAGCCTACAGCATACTTGGTGTCCCATAACGGCTTTCTTCATGGAGGGATGACAAATTTTCCATTAAAACTTGAACCTAATACCAGCTATCCTATAGATCTTGATGAGCCCTTAGATTTTTCACAAAAGAATAAGATTTCTAGTGTTCCCCCAATCAAGCAGGAACAAATCTACAGTCCCCCTGCAGCCTCATATGAGGACATTATGGAGCCCATTGATCTTTCCATCCCTAAACaagctaaacaggacaaagaGGATTCTCAGATTCAACCAAAAACAACAGTGACTCCGCCTGGGTCTGTTGGACCATTATACAACTGCCAACCATGCCCTGTTCCCTTAAGTGCCAATGAAAACCCAGACAAAGCTACAGCTGTCATACATTCCAAATCAGTAAAAACCCCTTTGCAATTGACAGTCCCTATCATTTCGCCTGCTGTTCTTGGTAGTGCAACGGTTTTGCGCCCCTTGAGGCCTAAACCACCACCTCTCTTGCCAAAGCCTCCAGTCTCTAAAGAACTTCCTCCCCTGGCATCCATTGCACAAATAATTTCATCAGTATCATCTGCATCTGCTTTGTTGAAGACTGAAATTACAAATCCAGCTTCTCAGGTGAATGCCAATAGTTTATCAGCCACTGACAAATCTGGGTCTTCCAAGTCCGTAATGACAATCCCAAACAAAGAACTTGCTGCTTCTTGTAATGCTTCCCAACCTGCTGCAACCCCAAGTACTTCAAACAGCAATGATGCTCTGGTCATAGGAGCAAAAAAACGAGGtagaaaaaaaggaacaaaaaacaAGCCGAAAACAGCTCCTGGTCTAGATCTTGAATCTAGTGGGGAATTTGCAAGTATTGAAAAAATGCTAGCCACTACAGACACTAATAAGTTTAGCCCTTACCTTCAGTCTACTGAGGACCTCAAAAATAGCATAGACCGAAATGGAACCAGTGAGGAAGACAGAGACAGCGGTGAAGataaaagaggaaaaagaaatTCCTATTCCAATTCCCTACAGAAAATCACCTGTCCCTATTGTCCTCGAGTTTTTCCCTGGGCCAGCTCTCTGCAAAGGCATATGCTCACTCACACAG GTCAGAAGCCCTTCCCATGTGCAAAATGCGATGCCTTCTTTTCTACCAAATCTAACTGTGAACGCCATCTTTTACGTAAGCATGGAGTTGCCAACCTGTCCTTGCGAAGAAACGGTCTAATTTCCCCGTCTAAAGAAAGTGATGTTGGATCTCATGATAGCACAG ATAGCCAATCGGATGCAGAGCTGTCCTCTCCTGAGCTTGATGCACTGGACCTGACGTCAGTGGACAAGGATAAAAAAAACGAAATGAATCAAACTCAAGAAGGCAATCTTGCATTACAGAACTCACAAATGGAAGATGAGCTGCCAGATAACAAGAAAGAAACCAAAGTGGAACCAGATGAATACaaggcacaattagaagatgATGTTGTAAGCAACAAAAGTCTTGATCTTAATTTAGCAAGTAAACTAATGGACTTTAAACTATCTGCAAGTGAGCAGACTGCCAGCAGCAATGGCAACTTCTGTGATGTTTGTGGTAAAAACTTTAAGTTTGCTGCTACTTTGGGCAGACACAAAAAGGCCCATTCATGTGAAAACAAGGGAGCAGGGGACAGCAATGGAGATGACAATGATGCGTCTGCCTGTAATTCTTCTAATAGTATCACCATTGCAGAAGTTGGGGATATGGAAGAAGCGCACCCAATTGATCTAAAGGTATCACAATCTCCCATGGAGATTGAATTGGACTCAAAAAGTAAGGGGGAAGGAGATGCTGTCTCAGCTGAAGAATGCATAGAAAGTAAACTTTCAGAAAAAAGTGATGATGAAAAGGAATCCAAAGCTAATGAAACAAAGGCATCTTCAAAAGCTGATAAAcggaaaaaaatatgcactgtttGCAGCAAACGCTTCTGGTCCTTGCAGGATCTAACAAGACACATGAGATCCCATACAG GTGAAAGGCCATATAAATGTCAGACCTGCGAACGCACTTTCACTCTGAAGCACAGCCTGGTTCGCCATCAGCGTATACACCAGAAAATTAAAGATGTCAAGGGCCCAGGGAAAGACTATGACAAAGAGGAGAGTCAGTCAAGGTGCGAAGAAGAAAGCGACGCAGACTCCATACAAAGCAGCACACATCATACATCTGAGAACGAATGTGATACACCAGCTAGTCTTAACCCAAACTTGCCAGAAGCAAAAAGATCCTCCTAA
- the rreb1 gene encoding ras-responsive element-binding protein 1 isoform X4 encodes MLPANFSTGSCQFQPFQQPGSSLVVEEKTGKQEMKTIPEPSAANAEKENAFEKDQLKAVNLMNGAEVSDLSSVNAMMSTVMSATSIAENGGSLQNTKSPAKSPAPNRIGRRNQESKEEKSSYICPLCEKVCNSQHQLTMHIRQHNTDTGGTDHSCSICGKSLSSASSLDRHMLVHSGERPYKCSMCGQSFTTNGNMHRHMKIHEKDPNVAVTTSPPSPQKRRRLTAKRKLSPEVEAEKEETPSAKKVVEEIQAVEPLKKTEDIVHCPVCAKEFPCKSDLDSHMELHPEASLKCDICCISFRTHRGMLRHNAVIHKMLPKDASGKPFIQSNPNIPAGFNDLSFTDFSCRKFPIISQVWCETNLRRCISDLHRFICETCNKAFPMISALKLHMETHEKGQRDSKHKNEYTTAVAQEQKAYMAALGLQHTKDVKPASQEDSMPDCFEAMRREALKSNLSQDIGSVSLLSMSTLEAPSVCGSFSILPPMKENVKLLSLQPFQKGFTIQPDNSIVVKPISGELADIQQILKMAASAPPQISFPPLAKTSPGSTQPQAFKHMPLLKPKPLVAPRTVVAASTPPPLISTQQASPGSISPSLPPPQLRNKNTVESPTSAIFLQSRSEANNSYSTQNLQLPNTDALSQHEIKTQLEQDSIIEAFMPLDLDSKIKQEVTEGDLKAIISNNKKTTQAKKVFYPCRFCDQVFTFSGLLRAHIRTHLGISPYQCNICDYIAADKAALIRHLRTHSGERPYVCKICQYPFTVKANCERHLRKKHLKVTRKDIEKNIDYISTNTAEMVDALCSPDTVCKCCGEDLKNYRALHIHMRTHKNFQKKKPFECKECGTAFSAKRNCIHHILKQHQNVQEKEIESHILTVTCSPKHIRSGTPVMGDSTYLDRKPTAYLVSHNGFLHGGMTNFPLKLEPNTSYPIDLDEPLDFSQKNKISSVPPIKQEQIYSPPAASYEDIMEPIDLSIPKQAKQDKEDSQIQPKTTVTPPGSVGPLYNCQPCPVPLSANENPDKATAVIHSKSVKTPLQLTVPIISPAVLGSATVLRPLRPKPPPLLPKPPVSKELPPLASIAQIISSVSSASALLKTEITNPASQVNANSLSATDKSGSSKSVMTIPNKELAASCNASQPAATPSTSNSNDALVIGAKKRGRKKGTKNKPKTAPGLDLESSGEFASIEKMLATTDTNKFSPYLQSTEDLKNSIDRNGTSEEDRDSGEDKRGKRNSYSNSLQKITCPYCPRVFPWASSLQRHMLTHTGQKPFPCAKCDAFFSTKSNCERHLLRKHGVANLSLRRNGLISPSKESDVGSHDSTDSQSDAELSSPELDALDLTSVDKDKKNEMNQTQEGNLALQNSQMEDELPDNKKETKVEPDEYKAQLEDDVVSNKSLDLNLASKLMDFKLSASEQTASSNGNFCDVCGKNFKFAATLGRHKKAHSCENKGAGDSNGDDNDASACNSSNSITIAEVGDMEEAHPIDLKVSQSPMEIELDSKSKGEGDAVSAEECIESKLSEKSDDEKESKANETKASSKADKRKKICTVCSKRFWSLQDLTRHMRSHTGERPYKCQTCERTFTLKHSLVRHQRIHQKIKDVKGPGKDYDKEESQSRCEEESDADSIQSSTHHTSENECDTPASLNPNLPEAKRSS; translated from the exons ATGTTGCCAGCAAACTTTTCGACAGGGTCCTGTCAGTTCCAACCTTTTCAGCAGCCAGGGAGCAGCCTAGTAGTTGAAG AGAAGACTGGAAAACAAGAAATGAAAACCATTCCAGAACCATCAGCTGCCAATGCAG AGAAAGAGAATGCATTTGAAAAAGACCAGCTCAAGGCAGTTAACTTAATGAATGGAGCAGAAGTCAGTGACCTATCCTCTGTTAACGCAATGATGTCTACTGTAATGAGTGCCACCAGCATAGCTGAAAATGGTGGGAGCTTGCAGAACACTAAATCCCCAGCGAAATCTCCAGCTCCAAACAGGATTGGCCGAAGGAATCAG GAATCAAAAGAGGAAAAATCATCTTATATCTGTCCCTTGTGTGAAAAGGTCTGCAATTCTCAGCATCAACTTACAATGCATATCCGCCAG CATAATACTGACACAGGAGGGACTGACCATAGCTGCAGTATCTGCGGAAAGTCTCTGAGTTCGGCTAGCTCACTAGATCGCCATATGCTTGTCCACTCTGGAGAGAGGCCCTACAAATGTAGTATGTGTGGGCAGTCCTTTACTACCAATGGGAATATGCACAG GCATATGAAGATACACGAGAAGGACCCAAATGTTGCAGTTACTACAAGTCCACCATCACCCCAAAAGCGAAGGAGATTGACAGCAAAAAGGAAGTTAAGTCCTGAAGtggaagcagaaaaagaagaaacacCATCAGCAAAAAAG GTTGTTGAAGAGATTCAAGCTGTGGAGCCACTAAAGAAGACAGAAGATATTGTTCACTGCCCTGTGTGTGCTAAAGAATTTCCATGCAAATCAGATCTGGATAGTCACATGGAACTGCATCCTGAAGCCTCTCTTAA gtGTGACATTTGTTGCATTTCATTCCGTACCCATCGGGGTATGCTGCGCCACAATGCTGTAATCCACAAGATGCTCCCAAAAGATGCTTCTGGAAAACCTTTTATTCAGAGTAACCCTAACATCCCTGCTGGATTTAATGATTTAAGTTTCACTGACTTTTCCTGCAGGAAGTTTCCTATCATTTCTCAG GTCTGGTGCGAGACAAATTTAAGAAGATGCATCAGTGATTTACATCGCTTCATCTGTGAAACTTGCAATAAAGCATTTCCAATGATCTCTGCTTTGAAACTGCACATGGAAACTCACGAAAAAGGGCAACGTGACAGTAAGCATAAGAATGAATATACAACTGCAGTAGCTCAAGAACAGAAAGCATATATGGCAGCCCTGGGCCTTCAGCACACCAAAGATGTCAAACCTGCTAGCCAGGAAGACAGCATGCCAGACTGTTTTGAGGCAATGCGACGAGAAGCTTTGAAGAGTAACCTTTCTCAGGATATTGGTAGTGTAAGCTTACTTAGCATGTCAACTTTAGAAGCGCCCTCTGTGTGTGGCTCATTCTCCATTCTTCCACCAATGAAAGAGAATGTGAAGCTGCTTTCCCTTCAGCCTTTTCAAAAGGGCTTTACCATACAGCCTGACAACAGTATTGTTGTAAAACCCATCTCTGGGGAGCTTGCTGATATTCAGCAGATATTAAAGATGGCAGCCTCAGCTCCCCCGCAAATTAGTTTCCCACCTCTGGCTAAAACTTCCCCTGGCAGCACTCAGCCTCAAGCCTTCAAGCACATGCCTCTACTGAAGCCAAAGCCACTGGTGGCACCTCGTACAGTTGTTGCTGCCTCTACGCCACCCCCACTCATCAGCACTCAGCAGGCATCTCCAGGCTCTATCAGCCCAAGCCTACCTCCACCACAACTGAGAAATAAGAACACAGTGGAGTCTCCTACAAGCGCCATATTTTTGCAGTCAAGATCTGAAGCCAATAACAGCTATTCAACTCAGAATTTACAATTACCAAACACTGATGCTTTGAGTCAGCATGAAATAAAAACTCAACTTGAACAGGACAGTATTATAGAAGCATTCATGCCCTTGGATTTGGACTCCAAAATAAAGCAAGAAGTAACTGAAGGTGATCTGAAAGCAATTATTTcgaacaacaaaaaaacaactcAAGCAAAAAAGGTTTTCTATCCTTGTCGGTTTTGTGATCAGGTATTTACATTCTCAGGTCTTTTAAGGGCTCATATTCGCACTCACTTGGGGATCTCGCCATACCAGTGTAATATCTGTGACTATATTGCAGCTGACAAAGCAGCATTAATTCGTCACTTGCGTACACATAGTGGAGAAAGGCCATATGTATGTAAGATTTGCCAGTATCCTTTTACTGTCAAAGCCAACTGTGAGAGGCACCTTCGTAAGAAACACCTTAAAGTCACCAGAAAAGacattgaaaaaaatattgattaTATATCTACAAACACAGCTGAAATGGTGGATGCACTCTGTTCGCCAGATACTGTTTGCAAATGCTGTGGTGAGGACTTGAAAAACTATCGTGCCCTTCATATACACATGAGGACCcacaaaaattttcaaaaaaagaagcCATTTGAGTGCAAGGAGTGTGGAACTGCCTTTTCTGCTAAAAGAAACTGCATACACCACATACTTAAACAACACCAGAATGTGCAAGAGAAAGAAATTGAGAGTCATATTTTAACTGTGACGTGTAGTCCTAAGCATATTCGATCAGGCACCCcagttatgggagatagcactTACCTAGATCGGAAGCCTACAGCATACTTGGTGTCCCATAACGGCTTTCTTCATGGAGGGATGACAAATTTTCCATTAAAACTTGAACCTAATACCAGCTATCCTATAGATCTTGATGAGCCCTTAGATTTTTCACAAAAGAATAAGATTTCTAGTGTTCCCCCAATCAAGCAGGAACAAATCTACAGTCCCCCTGCAGCCTCATATGAGGACATTATGGAGCCCATTGATCTTTCCATCCCTAAACaagctaaacaggacaaagaGGATTCTCAGATTCAACCAAAAACAACAGTGACTCCGCCTGGGTCTGTTGGACCATTATACAACTGCCAACCATGCCCTGTTCCCTTAAGTGCCAATGAAAACCCAGACAAAGCTACAGCTGTCATACATTCCAAATCAGTAAAAACCCCTTTGCAATTGACAGTCCCTATCATTTCGCCTGCTGTTCTTGGTAGTGCAACGGTTTTGCGCCCCTTGAGGCCTAAACCACCACCTCTCTTGCCAAAGCCTCCAGTCTCTAAAGAACTTCCTCCCCTGGCATCCATTGCACAAATAATTTCATCAGTATCATCTGCATCTGCTTTGTTGAAGACTGAAATTACAAATCCAGCTTCTCAGGTGAATGCCAATAGTTTATCAGCCACTGACAAATCTGGGTCTTCCAAGTCCGTAATGACAATCCCAAACAAAGAACTTGCTGCTTCTTGTAATGCTTCCCAACCTGCTGCAACCCCAAGTACTTCAAACAGCAATGATGCTCTGGTCATAGGAGCAAAAAAACGAGGtagaaaaaaaggaacaaaaaacaAGCCGAAAACAGCTCCTGGTCTAGATCTTGAATCTAGTGGGGAATTTGCAAGTATTGAAAAAATGCTAGCCACTACAGACACTAATAAGTTTAGCCCTTACCTTCAGTCTACTGAGGACCTCAAAAATAGCATAGACCGAAATGGAACCAGTGAGGAAGACAGAGACAGCGGTGAAGataaaagaggaaaaagaaatTCCTATTCCAATTCCCTACAGAAAATCACCTGTCCCTATTGTCCTCGAGTTTTTCCCTGGGCCAGCTCTCTGCAAAGGCATATGCTCACTCACACAG GTCAGAAGCCCTTCCCATGTGCAAAATGCGATGCCTTCTTTTCTACCAAATCTAACTGTGAACGCCATCTTTTACGTAAGCATGGAGTTGCCAACCTGTCCTTGCGAAGAAACGGTCTAATTTCCCCGTCTAAAGAAAGTGATGTTGGATCTCATGATAGCACAG ATAGCCAATCGGATGCAGAGCTGTCCTCTCCTGAGCTTGATGCACTGGACCTGACGTCAGTGGACAAGGATAAAAAAAACGAAATGAATCAAACTCAAGAAGGCAATCTTGCATTACAGAACTCACAAATGGAAGATGAGCTGCCAGATAACAAGAAAGAAACCAAAGTGGAACCAGATGAATACaaggcacaattagaagatgATGTTGTAAGCAACAAAAGTCTTGATCTTAATTTAGCAAGTAAACTAATGGACTTTAAACTATCTGCAAGTGAGCAGACTGCCAGCAGCAATGGCAACTTCTGTGATGTTTGTGGTAAAAACTTTAAGTTTGCTGCTACTTTGGGCAGACACAAAAAGGCCCATTCATGTGAAAACAAGGGAGCAGGGGACAGCAATGGAGATGACAATGATGCGTCTGCCTGTAATTCTTCTAATAGTATCACCATTGCAGAAGTTGGGGATATGGAAGAAGCGCACCCAATTGATCTAAAGGTATCACAATCTCCCATGGAGATTGAATTGGACTCAAAAAGTAAGGGGGAAGGAGATGCTGTCTCAGCTGAAGAATGCATAGAAAGTAAACTTTCAGAAAAAAGTGATGATGAAAAGGAATCCAAAGCTAATGAAACAAAGGCATCTTCAAAAGCTGATAAAcggaaaaaaatatgcactgtttGCAGCAAACGCTTCTGGTCCTTGCAGGATCTAACAAGACACATGAGATCCCATACAG GTGAAAGGCCATATAAATGTCAGACCTGCGAACGCACTTTCACTCTGAAGCACAGCCTGGTTCGCCATCAGCGTATACACCAGAAAATTAAAGATGTCAAGGGCCCAGGGAAAGACTATGACAAAGAGGAGAGTCAGTCAAGGTGCGAAGAAGAAAGCGACGCAGACTCCATACAAAGCAGCACACATCATACATCTGAGAACGAATGTGATACACCAGCTAGTCTTAACCCAAACTTGCCAGAAGCAAAAAGATCCTCCTAA